Genomic DNA from Trypanosoma brucei brucei TREU927 chromosome 9, whole genome shotgun sequence:
GGGGTAGTGAACCGGTGGCATTACGCCAAGTACGTTTTacttatgtgtgtgtgtatgtgtgggaCAAAATCtcacttctctcttctttcaaATGCTGTATGTATGTAACAAATGTTTGTACAGTGTCTGTCCGCATTATCATGCGTTGTTCTCAGCGtgtttccctttgttttctttatcttgaacatgtttatttttccttttcaacgTTTGAGACCTGTGAGAGCCGCAAATGGTTGGAGgggcatgtttgtgtgtatttaCACTTTTGGTTGTCTTGTTTATGCTTACCGAGAGGTTTATGAGTCCTTCTGTAAGTTGATGATTGGTGTTTCTGCTTTTCCCCATAATATCGTTTGCAGTGGATTCTTTAATCAAAACTGATCGGTGGGTTTCTTGTCTTAGTCAACTAATTCAatgtcctttttttgttatttttactgTATGTGCgttattatgttttttcttcgacTTGTGTACATTTACGAGTTCAGTATTGTTGTTACCATCATTTATTTTGTCTTAATTGCCTTGCTGGTGTTTTACTTATTTCTCCGGAGGAAGGGGAGTGGGACGGGAGGTGTTCGTAGGCTTCTCAGCGCAAACGGAAACGCAATTTGTGGGGTTTGAagggaggtgtgtgtgtggggagagtatatatatgtagatatatatatatatatatatatagaaaacAAACTTCTCTCTTCTGTTAGAGGCAGTGCCCCTTCTTCGTCCCTTCGGGATAAGAGCAGCGTGTGCAATAATGACATCTTGTTGTATCCGCGTGTGTcgaggtgtgtgtgttgagGTGACGaagggtgaagaagaaaaggaggggaagttTAGTTTGGTCGATGAAGTGTTGTGCGAGCACTCCTGATCCAAGTCAGTTGTGGGAAAGGAGTGAAGGGGCGGGGGGGGGAGTTGTTTGAGATTTTACTTCTCCGTTGCCTTAAACGATATTCATAGTAGTAGTAGCGTGCAGAGGAAGCTTCGCTGAGAGGAGCGACATCGCCACGCGTATACTGCGTTCATATTGCCGTAGTGAAACCGTGAAAGAGTCGACCGGAAGGTGTAAGAGAAGGATAGGGTGCCGGTCGTATTCGGATCTTGTATGGGGCCCCAcatatctttttttggttgtggTGGCTATGTCAAAAATTTGGGAAAGCTCTTTTTATTCTACGAGTTTTTCATTTctactcctttttttgttcctaaCGTCAAGGTTGTATCGAAGTGGAAGTGGTTGAGCGGTCGATGCGTTGCCATAATCGTTGGGTTTGGTGCTAATTGGATTTACAAAGGGTAGTGAGGAAATAAGGCGTGCCGGTGCAGTGCGTTAAGGTAAGAAAATACACACCGAGTTTGGGTGCGGGTGTGTAGGGAAGTAAGAGGGTGGTGATGTCATGCAATCCGCTGCGGACCGCATTTACATTGCAAAATCCCGGACTACAGCGGGTTGTGCAGCGCGCGCCCCCAATCTTTGCCAACGGTTACAGCTCCGATAGCATCACATGGGATagtgtgcgtgtgttgctCGTAGGGGCTGGTGGTATCGGTTGCGAGGTTTTGCATTCCCTGGCGCTCAGTGGATTTGCCGATATTACAGTTATTGACATGGATACCGTCGAGCTTTCCAACCTTAGTCGGCAGTTCCTCTTCCGGGAGGCAGACATCGGGCGCAGTAAAGCCGaagttgctgccgctgctgtggagTGCCGTTGCCCTGGTGTACGAGTGCGGGCACTTTTCGGGCGTATCGAAGATCAAAGTGATGAGTTTTACCGCCAGTTTCACGCTGTCATTCTGGCGGTAGACTCTGTCGCGGCTCGCCGATGGGTGAATCAAAAAGTAGCTGAAGTTGCCGAATGGGAAACTTTTGATATGGTTGACGGTGGTTGTTACGAAAATATAGCAGCTCGTCCTATCGCCCGGAGAATGCGGCGAATTGCGTATGCTATGCCTCTAATCGATACTGGTACAGAGGGTTATGAAGGCTGCTGTCGGGTAGTACTGCTGCGGTCCGTCAACCCCACGCCATGTATAGAGTGTGACCTTTCCTTGTATCCGAGCCGCCGTACTGTACCGCTTTGCACTCTAGAGAATATCCCTCGACTCCCTGAACACTGCGTCTTGTACGTCAAGTTCAAACTGTGGGAGGAACTGAGGCCACATGAATCCCCTGATGCTGACAATCCAGAGCACATTGCTTGGATGACCGTTATGGcacagaggagaaaagaagcattCGGAATTGAAGGACCAGATATCGATGATGCCTTTACCCTGGGGGTGGTGAAAAATGTCGTGCCCGCCGTTGGATTCACCAACGCGCTCGTTGCGGCGCAAGCGGTGTTAGAGCTCGTGAAGCTTCTGACTGGTGTAGCCTTCCCGGTTCAATGCTTTTCATACTACAATGGTTCGACAAAATGTGGCCTCACGTCGTACGTAACCGACCTTATCCCTAATCCTACTTGCTCTGTTTGTGGGCCTCGACCTTTGCTCATTTTAAGTGCTGAAATGACACCGCTGAACGTCCTGCTCGCCATCAAAACGCAAGTTGGGATGCCCCCG
This window encodes:
- a CDS encoding ubiquitin-activating enzyme E1, putative (similar to RUB-activating enzyme (Ubiquitin activating enzyme E1 like protein) (Swiss-Prot:O65041) (Arabidopsis thaliana)); this encodes MSCNPLRTAFTLQNPGLQRVVQRAPPIFANGYSSDSITWDSVRVLLVGAGGIGCEVLHSLALSGFADITVIDMDTVELSNLSRQFLFREADIGRSKAEVAAAAVECRCPGVRVRALFGRIEDQSDEFYRQFHAVILAVDSVAARRWVNQKVAEVAEWETFDMVDGGCYENIAARPIARRMRRIAYAMPLIDTGTEGYEGCCRVVLLRSVNPTPCIECDLSLYPSRRTVPLCTLENIPRLPEHCVLYVKFKLWEELRPHESPDADNPEHIAWMTVMAQRRKEAFGIEGPDIDDAFTLGVVKNVVPAVGFTNALVAAQAVLELVKLLTGVAFPVQCFSYYNGSTKCGLTSYVTDLIPNPTCSVCGPRPLLILSAEMTPLNVLLAIKTQVGMPPSVEDISHLDVTLRVRFAAGEVYLMYKSNNPLRTNVVATTIEEAFATSGYAAAFVEWCNSDAVVFTLECSGADIHIS